A window of the Posidoniimonas polymericola genome harbors these coding sequences:
- a CDS encoding LamG domain-containing protein: protein MSEGTLTEQEHAELDAALLADSGLRTKAAGWLCEESLLHQEAAVLAGLSGEVAEQFFTQNRSDIVRRVEIAPTTGIPYRYAAAVGGSILACSLLLNVLQWRGEVNSSGLAVDSNSVAQDARLTKVTGCIWDPSSESTPVKGGALSGGDTLKLQQGIAEIDLQDSNALASVRMLGPCTAAVRSAGLPELQSGRMVADISVFTTPVRIHTPLGMLELFEDASLGIVRDQGSCTVHLLEGVAHWPNAAAAPSLLQAPIQQGEAISCGFAGSRPVRFQKSSADISVFAEERGMATDRLSVGDRYAELVMAAKPASYWRFTRTPSGVLENEVAGGVNLMMGGEVSTVSYGTNSVLEFGMTRHAGYLYSEALWPATPLSEFSAEVWVKPSHFHNGSILALTTERDARGKYPNHAMLLELGGAQSHWRSLTPLNSLRYLLRSPPSGDQEGEFGSSVPNGYEVRRWQHLVYVKRDDRLELFRNGARVAVDDGGDSRVIASELQIVCGRLYPHGSERLFVGQMDELAIYEHALTESEVRTHFVAGASNAATPDAI, encoded by the coding sequence ATGAGCGAAGGAACGCTCACGGAGCAGGAGCATGCCGAGCTAGACGCCGCGCTCTTGGCGGATTCAGGTTTGCGCACAAAGGCGGCCGGGTGGCTTTGCGAAGAGTCGCTCCTGCATCAGGAGGCGGCTGTGCTGGCGGGCCTAAGTGGTGAAGTCGCAGAGCAGTTTTTTACCCAGAACCGCTCTGACATCGTTCGCCGGGTCGAGATTGCTCCCACAACCGGTATTCCATACCGCTATGCAGCAGCTGTTGGCGGATCGATTTTGGCGTGCTCGTTGTTGCTGAATGTTCTTCAGTGGCGCGGAGAAGTGAACAGCAGCGGCTTGGCAGTTGATTCCAATTCAGTTGCTCAAGACGCGAGACTGACGAAGGTCACCGGCTGCATCTGGGATCCTTCGAGCGAATCGACGCCTGTGAAAGGTGGCGCCTTGTCGGGTGGAGACACTCTCAAACTCCAGCAGGGGATAGCGGAGATCGACCTGCAGGATAGCAATGCCCTGGCAAGCGTGCGGATGCTGGGCCCGTGTACTGCGGCGGTGCGTTCGGCTGGTCTGCCTGAGCTGCAATCCGGGCGCATGGTGGCGGATATCAGCGTGTTCACAACGCCTGTCCGCATTCACACCCCATTGGGGATGCTAGAGCTCTTCGAAGATGCGTCCCTAGGGATAGTTCGAGACCAGGGCAGCTGCACAGTTCATCTTCTTGAAGGGGTTGCACACTGGCCAAACGCTGCTGCGGCCCCCAGCCTATTGCAGGCCCCAATTCAACAAGGCGAAGCGATTTCTTGCGGTTTCGCCGGATCCCGGCCGGTGAGGTTTCAAAAATCATCGGCGGACATCAGCGTCTTCGCCGAGGAACGTGGTATGGCGACCGACAGACTGAGTGTCGGTGATCGGTACGCCGAGCTTGTGATGGCGGCGAAACCAGCGAGCTACTGGAGATTCACCCGCACGCCGAGCGGAGTGCTCGAGAACGAGGTTGCTGGCGGCGTCAACCTAATGATGGGAGGAGAGGTATCGACGGTCAGCTACGGCACGAATTCGGTCCTCGAATTCGGCATGACCCGGCACGCGGGGTACCTGTATTCGGAAGCTCTGTGGCCAGCCACTCCACTCAGTGAATTCTCTGCCGAAGTGTGGGTCAAACCAAGCCATTTCCACAACGGGTCGATACTTGCTCTCACTACCGAACGTGACGCACGGGGGAAATACCCCAATCACGCCATGCTGCTAGAGCTGGGCGGCGCCCAGTCGCACTGGCGTTCGCTCACTCCGCTAAATTCCCTGCGTTACCTGTTGCGTTCTCCGCCGTCCGGAGATCAAGAGGGAGAGTTTGGATCCAGCGTTCCAAATGGCTATGAAGTGCGCCGCTGGCAGCATCTTGTCTATGTCAAACGGGACGACCGCCTTGAGCTCTTCCGGAACGGAGCGAGGGTAGCAGTCGACGACGGTGGCGATAGCCGCGTCATTGCAAGTGAATTGCAGATCGTTTGCGGCCGTCTATACCCCCACGGCTCGGAGCGCTTGTTTGTGGGTCAGATGGATGAGCTGGCTATTTACGAGCACGCGCTGACCGAGTCGGAGGTAAGAACACACTTCGTTGCAGGCGCTTCGAACGCAGCGACGCCTGACGCAATTTAG
- a CDS encoding DUF1559 domain-containing protein codes for MKSLSAIGRREVRSNGGFTLVELLVVIAIIGVLIALLLPAVQSAREAARRSQCTNNLKQIGLATLNYHDSMKSLPPMRVADAQQTYLMLILDYIESAQVKDLWNPDLGNFYDQYHSTRTATVEAYYCPSQLHDSRIISSDAPPGDGYHSSTSDPEVPGNWQGSIADYRGVSRSTLPLRDPSGDVISAGLYSQRGSLRRYDLLDGAIVGAKNVSLGGPSGRGVVGFKGAVPLRRVSDGTSHTGLASEVSLALSESRHAFNGDHDWDIGLGEEAPFCERCTLPYGPGTQGHPSYNARERESSGDIGYGGAHPGVVNFAFCDGHVEAIARNVDARVLDCVVTRAGGEIYDLEQGTFSGRQEGGSGGGGGGR; via the coding sequence ATGAAGAGTCTCTCAGCGATAGGTCGCCGCGAGGTACGGTCGAATGGCGGTTTTACCCTGGTCGAGCTCCTCGTTGTGATCGCCATTATTGGCGTGCTGATCGCATTGCTGCTGCCGGCCGTTCAATCCGCCCGAGAAGCCGCCCGACGTTCACAATGCACGAACAATCTCAAGCAGATCGGGCTGGCCACCCTCAACTATCACGACTCAATGAAGTCGCTGCCGCCGATGCGAGTCGCCGACGCCCAGCAGACATACCTTATGCTGATCCTGGACTACATCGAGAGTGCGCAGGTCAAAGACCTGTGGAACCCGGATCTCGGCAATTTCTACGACCAGTACCACTCTACCCGCACCGCGACTGTTGAGGCGTACTACTGCCCGTCGCAGCTGCACGACAGCCGAATCATCTCGTCCGATGCCCCTCCCGGCGACGGCTACCACTCCTCCACCTCAGACCCCGAAGTCCCGGGAAACTGGCAAGGGTCGATCGCCGATTATCGTGGCGTGTCGCGCTCCACTCTTCCGCTCCGCGATCCATCCGGTGACGTAATTTCTGCAGGCCTATACAGCCAGCGTGGAAGCCTACGCCGCTACGACTTGCTTGATGGAGCGATAGTCGGGGCAAAGAACGTCTCCCTGGGGGGACCGAGCGGCCGGGGTGTCGTGGGTTTTAAAGGGGCCGTGCCACTGCGGCGAGTCTCGGATGGGACGAGCCACACCGGCTTGGCTAGCGAGGTAAGCCTCGCACTTTCGGAGTCGCGGCACGCTTTCAATGGTGACCACGACTGGGACATCGGCCTAGGCGAGGAAGCGCCGTTCTGTGAGCGATGCACACTGCCCTACGGCCCGGGCACACAGGGACACCCAAGCTACAACGCCCGCGAGCGGGAGAGCAGTGGCGACATCGGCTACGGCGGCGCTCACCCAGGGGTCGTCAATTTTGCATTCTGCGACGGCCATGTCGAGGCGATCGCTCGAAATGTCGACGCTCGAGTTCTTGACTGCGTTGTGACACGTGCCGGAGGCGAGATCTACGACCTAGAGCAAGGGACGTTCTCGGGCCGGCAAGAAGGCGGAAGCGGAGGCGGTGGCGGGGGCCGGTAA